In the Salvelinus namaycush isolate Seneca chromosome 35, SaNama_1.0, whole genome shotgun sequence genome, one interval contains:
- the LOC120029506 gene encoding aconitate hydratase, mitochondrial-like translates to MAIYCLTVARLQLALGQGVRRMHVSAAFNAKAKVSMSRFEPSNYVNYEKLNENVNIVRKRLNRPLTLSEKIVYGHLDDPVGQDIARGRTYLRLRPDRVAMQDATAQMAMLQFISSGLPQVAVPSTIHCDHLIEAQIGGAKDLARAKDINAEVYNFLASAGAKYGVGFWKPGSGIIHQIILENYAYPGVLLIGTDSHTPNGGGLGSICIGVGGADAVDVMAGIPWELKCPNVIGVKLTGKLSGWTSPKDVILKVAGILTVKGGTGAIVEYHGPGVDSISCTGMATICNMGAEIGATTSVFPYNHRMKTYLEKTGRGDIAALADDYADLLVPDAGCEYDSMVEINLDELKPHINGPFTPDLAHTMADIGATAVKNGWPLQVKVGLIGSCTNSSYEDMGRSASVAKQALDKGLKCKAAFTITPGSEQIRATIERDGYTKILGDVGGMVLANACGPCIGQWDRRDVKKGEKNTIVTSYNRNFTARNDANPATHAFVASPEIVTALAIAGTLDFNPEVDYLTAANGEKFKLKPPSADELPKLDFDPGQDTYQHPPAEGGSKLWVDVSPTSTRLQLLEPFDKWAGGDLEDLQILIKVKGKCTTDHISAAGPWLKFRGHLDNISNNMLIGAVNIENDGVNKIKNQLTGEYGGVPDVARHYKANGLSWVVVGDDNYGEGSSREHAALEPRHLGGRCIIVKSFARIHETNLKKQGMLPLTFQNPADYDKIRPDDKISIKGLATFAPGKPLSTVVKHSDGTKDEFQLNHTFNETQIEWFQAGSALNRMKELQ, encoded by the exons ATGGCGATATACTGTCTTACCGTTGCCCGGCTCCAG CTTGCCCTGGGCCAGGGTGTGCGGCGCATGCACGTGTCTGCAGCCTTCAATGCCAAGGCCAAAGTGTCAATGAGCCGCTTTGAGCCCAGCAACTACGTCAACTATGAGAAGCTCAATGAGAATGTCAACATTGTGCGCAAGAG ACTCAACCGTCCCCTCACCCTCTCAGAAAAGATTGTCTACGGCCATCTGGATGACCCTGTGGGGCAGGACATTGCCAGGGGCCGTACATACCTGCGTCTGCGGCCGGACCGCGTGGCCATGCAGGACGCCACAGCCCAGATGGCCATGCTGCAGTTCATCAGCAGTGGCCTGCCCCAGGTGGCTGTGCCCTCCACCATCCACTGTGATCATCTGATCGAGGCCCAGATTGGAGGAGCCAAGGACCTGGCGAGGGCAAAG GATATTAATGCGGAGGTGTATAACTTCCTGGCCAGTGCTGGAGCTAAATATGGAGTGGGCTTCTGGAAACCAGGCTCTGGCATAATCCATCAG ATCATCCTGGAGAACTATGCCTACCCAGGGGTGTTGCTGATTGGCACAGACTCTCACACACCCAATGGTGGTGGACTGGGCTCCATCTGCATTGGAGTGGGAGGGGCTGATGCTGTTGATGTCATGGCTGGCATCCCCTGGGAGCTCAAGTGTCCCAAT GTTATTGGGGTGAAGCTGACAGGCAAGCTGTCAGGATGGACATCCCCCAAGGATGTGATCCTTAAGGTTGCTGGGATTCTGACCGTAAAGGGAGGTACTGGAGCCATTGTGGAGTACCACGGACCTGGGGTGGACTCCATCTCCTGCACAG GAATGGCCACTATCTGCAACATGGGGGCTGAGATTGGAGCCACTACCTCTGTGTTCCCCTACAACCACCGCATGAAGACCTACTTGGAGAAGACTGGCCGTGGAG ACATTGCTGCCCTGGCTGACGATTACGCTGATCTGCTGGTTCCTGACGCGGGCTGTGAGTATGACTCAATGGTCGAGATCAACCTAGATGAG CTGAAGCCCCACATCAATGGGCCCTTCACCCCTGACCTGGCCCACACCATGGCAGACATTGGGGCCACGGCAGTGAAAAATGGCTGGCCCCTGCAGGTCAAAGTGG GTCTGATTGGCAGCTGCACCAACTCCAGTTATGAGGACATGGGCCGCTCTGCCTCCGTGGCCAAACAGGCCCTGGACAAAGGTCTGAAGTGCAAGGCTGCGTTCACCATCACCCCCGGGTCTGAACAGATCCGCGCCACAATCGAGCGAGATGGATAT ACAAAGATCCTTGGTGATGTTGGTGGAATGGTCCTGGCCAACGCCTGTGGACCCTGCATTGGACAGTGGGACAG GCGTGATGTGAAGAAGGGAGAGAAGAACACCATCGTCACATCTTACAACAGAAACTTCACCGCCAGGAATGACGCCAACCCAGCCACACACGCCTTTGTCGCCTCCCCTGAG ATCGTCACAGCCCTGGCCATCGCAGGAACCCTGGATTTCAACCCCGAGGTTGATTACCTTACGGCCGCCAATGGAGAGAAGTTCAAGCTGAAGCCCCCCAGTGCAGACGAGCTGCCCAAGTTGGACTTTGACCCCGGTCAGGACACCTACCAGCACCCCCCTGCCGAGGGTGGCTCAAAACTGTGGGTGGACGTCAGCCCCACCAGCACCCGGCTGCAGCTGCTGGAGCCCTTTGACAAGTGGGCCGGAGGTGACCTGGAGGACCTGCAAATCCTCATCAAG gtgaagggGAAATGCACCACAGACCACATCAGCGCCGCTGGTCCATGGCTCAAGTTCCGTGGTCACCTTGACAACATCTCCAACAACATGCTAATTGGAGCAGTCAACATCGAGAACGACGGCGTCAACAAGATCAAGAACCAGCTGACAGGAGAGTACGGCGGTGTGCCTGACGTCGCCCGCCATTACAAG GCCAACGGTCTGTCGTGGGTGGTTGTGGGAGATGACAACTACGGTGAGGGATCCAGCAGAGAGCATGCAGCCCTGGAGCCCAGACACCTGGGAGGAAGATGCATCATCGTCAAGAGCTTTGCCAGGATCCACG AGACGAATCTGAAGAAACAGGGAATGCTGCCCCTGACCTTCCAGAACCCCGCTGACTACGACAAGATCCGCCCAGACGACAAGATCTCCATCAAAGGACTTGCAACCTTCGCCCCAGGAAAG CCCCTGTCTACAGTAGTGAAGCACAGTGATGGCACCAAAGATGAGTTCCAGCTGAACCACACCTTCAACGAGACACAGATCGAATGGTTTCAGGCCGGCTCGGCCCTCAACAGAATGAAGGAGCTCCAGTAA